GACTCAACTTATTGAGGAAACACCGTGATTCTCGACAACTCTGTTTCGGAGTCATTTGCTATTCTATTCGACTACCCCTAGCTATGTCTCTCATCTCCTCCTAACAGGATGTTGCTGGCTCACCGTGTCTCGTTCTTAACCTgcctccatcttcctcctgaaGCTGGATTCTATCTGGGAAGCAAAAGTCACGCCAGAACTTGGTTTTCGCATTATTCTCTGGCTTCATCTTTCCAAGTCTATACCCGCCACCCAACATGAGCTCAGCAGGCTCAACAACCATGTCCCGCTCTACGGAGACCGTGGTTATGCAGACACTCTCTGCCCTCTCCATTATGGCCAGTGTACCACCCCTAGCTTTGCACTGGAAAAACAGGAACTTCCCGGCTGGCTCCCTAGTAGGATGGTATATTCTCCTCAGCCttttcaacatcatcaatgCTTTCATTTGGCCCACGGATGATCTCGACAACTGGTGGGATGGTGTTGGCCTGTGCGATATCCAAGTGAAGCTCCTAGTGGCTTCATATGTTGCTGTTCCTGGGTGCTTGGTTTGTATCTTCCGGAGTCTCGCGTGTGTGTTGGATACCAGCAGAACGACTCTTGTCCCGAGCAAACGCCAGCGCTGGAGAAACCGCGTCGTGGAAACCATGTTCTGTGTCGTCATTCCTATCGTTGCTGCACTCCTGCACATGATATACCAAGGCAACCGATACTTTATATTTGCGATCTCTGGCTGTGTCAGTGGTCTCGACGAAAGCTGGGTCAGTCTCGCACTGGGTTATATCTGGCCGCTTGTAATTTTCCTTATTGCAGGCTATTACTGTGGTGAGTCGAGCCTCGACTCTTAATGCAAGGATTGTCTCCTAACTTTGCCCAGGTCTTGTGCTACTCCGTCTCAGGCGGTATCGAAACCAATTCAACGAAATCATCCGCGCAGCGAATTCCGGGTTGAGCAAGTCGAGGTTCTTGAGGCTAtttttcctctccttcgtcATGGTTATAGCCATCACCCCAGTTCAAATTTACGTGGTCTACGTGCAAATAGAGGCATCATTGCCGTGGCATGCTTTCTCGTTCTCGAacatccacggcggcggccaCCTATGGAGTCAGATAACCAAGGTCCCAACCCAGGGCAAGGTGTTCTACGACCGTTGGATTCCCATTGCAGCGGGATTTATGACATTTGTCTTCTTCGGATGTGGAAAGGATGCATCTCGGATTTACCGCGCGGCACTCCGGCCCTTCGGCCTGGATCGCTGCTTCAGCCCTATACAGACTTCTTCGACCGGAAGCTTTCCGCGAGACGGTTCAGGTTCTACCAGCAGTCGAGCCCAGCTTATTTCCGGGAACAAGAATCAAAAGGCTCCGTGGGTGCTTTCCGTCTCGTCCAAATATAATGTATCTGTATGCTAACCAACCCAAAGACAAGACTTATACCACGCTTCAAGAATCTCTGACCACGGCTACAACGACGTCGAGAAAGGAGTTTCACCCTCCACCTCTGGATCTTCTGGGCAATCCTCTAAGAAGGGATGGCTAAAGACCCATCTCACCTGGTTCGGCCGTTCATTCCCTGCCCGTCGAGAGGCGATGCGCTCTGCTCCGCACCTGGCCATCCCCTCGAACACAATCTCCACCAACGCCTGGGCTGGAACTAGTACTACTATGAGCCGCGACAGTATCGAGATCGAGCTTATGCCGCCGCGGACCGACTTGATTAGGGTCAAGCAAGTCATCAGGCAAGAGAGAGAAATGCAGGTATGAACCAATAGTCCAGCGAGGGTAGAAGAAATGGCCCTACTACCTAGGCTAGGTTCTCTTTCTACATTTCCCACTTCGCCTGTTTCTTATACTTCTCGTTTTCATTTTCACTTCgttttcgtcgtcgtcttctttctATACAACAGCCATTATACCCCGGTACACAATGTACTTCCGTTCTTACTAGTCGTGTTTTCAAATTTCCATCCCCATGGTGGACATCTACATACGTATAATTTAATGCAAACCTTCTTCCACTTTACCTTTCCCCCATAAGGGCTGAACCTAATCTAATCTAAGTATTCCCAAACCTAACCGTACCAATTCCACACTCCATATCTTAGATACCTGGTAAAACACCCTACTACCCTACATACAAACTGGGCTTGCCCCAAGTCTAGAAAATGAACGCCCAAACGTTTGCGGTTGGAATCGCGACCCAAATGGGCTCGGTAGGTTTCTGACCGGGGTCGCTTGTGAGCTATTTAAATACGTACTTGCCGCCAACTCTCCAAGAGTCCAAGACGTATTCAGCTTCGCTAATAGATACCAAATATCGAAGAGGTAAACCGGGTTCTCAGAGCCTACTCCGAGTAATAATTTTACCGGGAACGCTTGTCCTCTTTGGATGGATGGGCCGGTTCGTGAGGCATGCCCATTCGGAGAGTTTGATGTTATGGTTGGAGAATTCGGACGCGAGTGTAACCATGAAATAGTGTTCAACGGGATATAATGAATTGTGGATATGTGAGTGCCAAACATTGGTATAAAATACAAGGGTTCTGAAGGAACACCATAATAACATATGAAAATAGTCGAATATCACAGGATCTCCAAATCCACCATGACTCGAGCCGCACTTGGAGCAGGGAATAGGGTATTAACCAAGCCAAACCGCCGCATGGGAGTATTGACTGGAGTCGTATTTAGACACGTTTATTTTGAGAAGAGCTTACTCCGAATGACCCGCGTCGGCTTTAGCACCGTGGGGGCGCGAAAGATATTCGAAGCTGCCTAGAAAGACAAGACGAATTAGCCCATGCCcaaaaatatagatatccACTGACTTCAAGTCATCGTAGAAGGGGAGGtccgaaaagaagaaatagcTTACGTTGCGTGAGTCTGAGGGCGTACTGTTCTTTGCCATCTGCAGCGGTATATTTGCTGTGGGTTGCCGTGGCATCAACAGCTACGAGGGAGCTACACACAGGATATTAGCAAGCGCTCAGCGTACAATATCATGGCAGCAATATAGATACTTACCCCTTTGGCACCTGCAGAAGGAACTCCCTTTGGGCGTCCGACACGAAGGCCGAAATTCGAAACCAGCTTGTCTGGCTGTCCCGAGAGCCGCCATTTGTGCCCACTGAATACCTCACAAACTCCTGACCATTTGGCAAAGTGGCCACCTCTGGATTGACACCGAGACGACCGGTGATGTTCATGCGGGCGATAGAACGCGCTGGCGAAGTGGTGAATGTGCGCGCGGGGGTAGCTGCGCGCGGAGCAGCGCGCAGAAAAGAACGCATagatgacgaggagaaggcggaCATTATGCACTTGGGTCAATAGAAAGACGCGCGGTTGTTATGGTTTGGCAGATTTAGGGGACTTGTTGGGAGCTGTCGGACTTGGATGACGACGGGACGCGATTGCAGTAACGTTCACGTGACCCAACGGCTCTGAGCCAATCAGGCTATAAGGCCTCAAGGCTACAAGGCCAGTTCCATCCTCTTGGTTCTTCGCCATCTCGGTGCAGTGTGCTTCTACAACACAGAATCAGATCCAGGGAATCCAGGCTCGCCCTCGGACGCACGCCATTCACCAGCCTGTAGCGACCACAGAATTTCGCTGTGTCTTGGTTTCAGCTGTCCACATTTTGCGGTATGTTGCATTGAACTCTCTGTGCGACTCGGGATGAATTCGCAGTGTCTCATCTCAAAACCGGCCTCGATACGCATGCACTTATCAGGTGAGCCCTTAAGGTTCACTGGCCTAGCGACTCGAAATGGCAGAAAATCTTGATCTGAGTCGTCATATCTGCCGATTTAGGGACGAGTGTCGCACTTATCCTAGCCCGCGGCCCCCCCTCGCAGAATTAATAATGCTATCCTCGTCATAAGTTACTCATGACACTGCGTATTATTGTCTATCTATCTCCAGAGCATTTATGCTTTCTTCACCGCACCCTTTCGTGCATCGAACTATTGGCTCGCGAAATGACTTGCTATCGCTTTGCCTCTATTATCCGCACGACGGGCTCGCTGACAGCGCACAGCACGCCATGTTGCCTGACACCTCAGAATCAGAAGCCCGTGAAGGAGCGACTGTCACCTTCGTGGCTTCGCAGGAACCATGACCCTTAAGGCTCTAAAAACCCTCTCATGCAGGTCCAAGGAATTGGGTGATATTGACTGGCTGGCGACACAACGAATACCCCTGATTAAAAACAAATTCCAACTTGGCAGTTGCTCTGGACCAGTGAGAACGCAATATTTGGCAACCAGGGAGCAAACCCAATGGGCATTGTTCTCCATCGCTCGAGCCAAATCATCCCCAACCCGGGCTCGCCATCAATGAGAATCAATGAGACGTGtcgcctgctgcagctggcagcTGCTCACACGAAGCGCTCTGGCTAACGCGACCTAGTGCTGCTAGCGCCATCGCACTTTGATGATCGTTGGTCAATGCAGTGGGTCAAGATCAGGATCGCCAGTTCATACCAAGTCGGGTGCATTCAGTGCAGTCAGTGCAGGGCCTGGTTGAGCCGGCAATATTGTTGAGATAATCCTATCGGTCGTATTTGTGATTCTTGGAACAGCCTCTCGAAAATTGCCTTACGCGTGTCTTCATTTCAAGTCGCGGACTTGCGCGGCTAGATGACCAGGATTTGTCCGAGCAAACAACGATGCCCCATGTTTGATTATTCTGTCTTCTGAGGACACCAAAATCTCCGGCGTTCACAGGGTCCAGCGCATCGGGCTTCTGTCATCAATGCCCTTGATTGG
This is a stretch of genomic DNA from Aspergillus puulaauensis MK2 DNA, chromosome 8, nearly complete sequence. It encodes these proteins:
- the STE3 gene encoding pheromone receptor (COG:T;~EggNog:ENOG410PJEA;~InterPro:IPR001499;~PFAM:PF02076;~TransMembrane:7 (o16-35i47-66o86-108i128-148o168-195i223-243o284-300i);~go_component: GO:0016021 - integral component of membrane [Evidence IEA];~go_function: GO:0004932 - mating-type factor pheromone receptor activity [Evidence IEA];~go_process: GO:0007186 - G protein-coupled receptor signaling pathway [Evidence IEA]); the protein is MSSAGSTTMSRSTETVVMQTLSALSIMASVPPLALHWKNRNFPAGSLVGWYILLSLFNIINAFIWPTDDLDNWWDGVGLCDIQVKLLVASYVAVPGCLVCIFRSLACVLDTSRTTLVPSKRQRWRNRVVETMFCVVIPIVAALLHMIYQGNRYFIFAISGCVSGLDESWVSLALGYIWPLVIFLIAGYYCGLVLLRLRRYRNQFNEIIRAANSGLSKSRFLRLFFLSFVMVIAITPVQIYVVYVQIEASLPWHAFSFSNIHGGGHLWSQITKVPTQGKVFYDRWIPIAAGFMTFVFFGCGKDASRIYRAALRPFGLDRCFSPIQTSSTGSFPRDGSGSTSSRAQLISGNKNQKAPQDLYHASRISDHGYNDVEKGVSPSTSGSSGQSSKKGWLKTHLTWFGRSFPARREAMRSAPHLAIPSNTISTNAWAGTSTTMSRDSIEIELMPPRTDLIRVKQVIRQEREMQV
- the RIM1 gene encoding single-stranded DNA-binding protein (BUSCO:EOG09265JNA;~COG:L;~EggNog:ENOG410PP5Y;~InterPro:IPR012340,IPR000424;~PFAM:PF00436;~go_function: GO:0003697 - single-stranded DNA binding [Evidence IEA]) — translated: MSAFSSSSMRSFLRAAPRAATPARTFTTSPARSIARMNITGRLGVNPEVATLPNGQEFVRYSVGTNGGSRDSQTSWFRISAFVSDAQREFLLQVPKGSLVAVDATATHSKYTAADGKEQYALRLTQRSFEYLSRPHGAKADAGHSE